In Bos indicus isolate NIAB-ARS_2022 breed Sahiwal x Tharparkar chromosome 19, NIAB-ARS_B.indTharparkar_mat_pri_1.0, whole genome shotgun sequence, the following proteins share a genomic window:
- the LOC109573354 gene encoding E3 ubiquitin-protein ligase TRIM47-like, with protein MVNNPPSAAEGWGWSCLNCDIRSKTVGSLKEGVQRDRGTTEQQPKGKGSKPLALLDMQRVSRPVQDQAPALQPTAKLSGAPQGQFLMNDSSLCKLEDQVLCPVCLEVFRNPVTTACGHNFCMSCLQGFWDYQATMGEPLYCPQCRESFPTRPRLCKNVILEEMVTCFTQAKGQTLGSSRSLAGPRDVPCDFCAPEKLKSVKSCLQCMASLCEKHLRSHLEDQVFHGHQLLEPVWDLKSRLCRKHRKLRRLYCRTEGCCVCGACLLEEHKNHDTIPLEEERARKEVEVRKVQANVENQMLIITSDSQKHRGQVAFLSKLIQTTRDEVNACFSEIIQEIKQMQMKVLDFVEKEEAAALGKLGGSIQQSHNRLLKLEGDSIWLRSLLANRSDQQFLQELPRLKHFPACVEPLMGTNCEEKQSFLQLPETLAELRTRLVDMGLSFINQLLLKGIKMNSYEVLPPDVDRKILLKCYCNLNFDATTASEELFLFKETHSVLNLGILLEPFAAGGPFPGFKQWPQVLCSRGLAEGRHYWEADVSNSWVCLGVTYRRSPPLGGRPRRNIVYLLGRNPYSWCLEWDSLKFSVWHNNTQTVLHGGYHRTLGVLLDCAAGCLSFYGVAGGVSLLYRFLASFLEPLYPAVMVSSGASVTLKQRPSEA; from the exons ATGGTTAATAATCCACCTTCCGccgcag AAGGCTGGGGCTGGTCATGCTTGAATTGTGACATCAGGAGCAAAACTGTGGGCAGTCTCAAGGAGGGGGTCCAACGCGATAGGGGGACCACAGAACAGCAGCCAAAGGGAAAG GGCAGCAAGCCTTTGGCTCTCCTTGACATGCAGAGAGTTTCAC GGCCAGTCCAGGACCaagccccagccctgcagcccacTGCCAAGCTCTCAGGAGCTCCCCAAGGCCAGTTCCTGATGAATGATAGCAGTCTCTGCAAGCTGGAGGACCAAGTCCTCTGTCCCGTTTGCCTGGAGGTGTTCCGCAACCCAGTCACCACCGCCTGCGGGCACAACTTCTGCATGAGCTGCCTCCAGGGTTTCTGGGACTACCAGGCCACCATGGGCGAGCCACTCTACTGCCCCCAGTGCCGGGAGAGCTTCCCCACTCGGCCTCGCCTCTGCAAGAACGTCATCCTGGAGGAGATGGTGACCTGCTTCACCCAGGCCAAGGGCCAGACCTTGGGGTCCTCACGGAGCCTGGCCGGGCCCAGGGACGTGCCCTGTGACTTCTGTGCCCCTGAGAAGCTCAAGTCCGTCAAGTCGTGCCTGCAGTGCATGGCCTCCCTGTGCGAGAAGCACCTGCGCAGCCACTTAGAGGACCAGGTGTTCCATGGGCACCAGCTGCTGGAGCCTGTGTGGGACCTCAAGAGCCGGCTGTGCCGCAAGCACCGCAAGCTCCGGCGGCTGTACTGCCGCACCGAGGGCTGCTGCGTGTGCGGGGCCTGCCTGCTGGAGGAGCACAAGAACCACGACACCATCCCGCTGGAGGAGGAGCGCGCACGCAAGGAG GTCGAGGTTCGGAAGGTCCAGGCCAACGTGGAGAACCAGATGTTGATCATCACCTCTGACAGCCAAAAGCACCGGGGCCAGGTGGCTTTTCTCTCG AAATTGATCCAGACGACTCGGGACGAGGTGAACGCCTGCTTCTCAGAGATCATCCAGGAGATCAAACAGATGCAGATGAAGGTGCTGGATTTCGTGGAGAAAGAGGAGGCTGCCGCCCTGGGGAAGCTGGGCGGCTCCATCCAGCAGAGTCACAACCGGCTCCTGAAGCTGGAGGGGGACAGCATCTGGCTCCGAAGCCTGCTTGCCAACCGCAGCGACCAGCAGTTTCTGCAG GAGTTGCCCAGGCTGAAGCACTTCCCTGCCTGCGTGGAGCCCCTGATGGGCACCAACTGCGAGGAGAAGCAGAGCTTCCTCCAGCTGCCAGAGACGTTGGCAGAGCTCCGGACCCGACTGGTGGACATGGGTCTCAGCTTCATCAACCAGCTCCTCCTGAAGG GCATTAAGATGAACTCCTATGAGGTGCTGCCCCCGGATGTGGACAGGAAAATACTTCTCAAGT GTTACTGCAACCTGAACTTCGACGCCACCACGGCCAGCGAGGAGCTCTTCCTGTTCAAGGAGACCCACTCGGTGCTGAACCTGGGCATCCTCCTGGAGCCCTTCGCGGCGGGCGGCCCCTTCCCGGGCTTCAAACAGTGGCCGCAGGTGCTGTGCTCGCGCGGCCTGGCCGAGGGCCGCCACTACTGGGAGGCCGACGTGTCCAACTCGTGGGTGTGCCTGGGCGTCACCTACCGCCGCAGTCCCCCGCTCGGCGGCCGCCCGCGCCGCAACATCGTCTATTTGCTGGGCCGCAACCCCTACTCGTGGTGCCTGGAGTGGGACTCGCTCAAGTTCTCCGTGTGGCACAACAACACGCAGACGGTGCTGCACGGCGGCTACCACCGCACGCTCGGCGTGTTGCTCGACTGCGCGGCAGGCTGCCTCTCCTTCTACGGCGTGGCGGGCGGCGTGAGCCTCCTCTACCGCTTCCTCGCCTCCTTCCTGGAGCCGCTCTACCCTGCCGTCATGGTCAGCAGCGGCGCCTCGGTCACGCTCAAGCAGCGCCCCTCCGAGGCCTAG